In Oscillatoria acuminata PCC 6304, a single window of DNA contains:
- a CDS encoding adenylosuccinate synthase, which translates to MANVVVIGAQWGDEGKGKVTDLLSKSADVVVRYQGGVNAGHTVVVKDQTFKLHLIPSGILYPETECIIGSGTVIDPKTLIEELDRLEALNISTQNLMISQTAHVTMPYHRLIDQASEERRGNHKIGTTGRGIGPTYADKSERIGIRILDLIDPEGLRKQLNWTINYKNVILEKLYDLPPLDPEAVIDEYEQYAQRLRPHVVDASLKIYDAVQEKRNILFEGAQGTLLDLDHGTYPYVTSSNPVAGGACVGAGVGPTMIDRVIGVAKAYTTRVGEGPFPTEMTEGVGDILCDRGAEFGTTTGRKRRCGWFDAVIGRYAVRINGIDCLAITKLDVLDELDEIKVCVAYEIDGTRCDNFPSSSRLFARCKPIYETLPGWQQSTMNCRTLEDLPKQALDYLKYLAELMAAPIAVVSIGASRDQTIIVEDPIHGPKRGLLDANGTPV; encoded by the coding sequence TTGGCTAACGTCGTTGTAATCGGTGCCCAGTGGGGCGATGAAGGAAAAGGCAAAGTTACCGATCTGTTGAGCAAGTCGGCAGATGTTGTAGTCCGTTACCAAGGGGGGGTCAACGCCGGTCACACGGTAGTAGTCAAGGACCAAACCTTCAAACTGCACCTGATTCCCTCTGGTATCCTTTATCCAGAAACCGAATGTATCATTGGTTCGGGGACGGTAATTGATCCAAAAACTTTAATTGAAGAACTCGATCGCCTCGAAGCGCTCAATATTTCTACCCAGAACCTGATGATTTCCCAGACGGCTCATGTGACGATGCCGTACCATCGCCTCATCGATCAGGCATCGGAGGAGCGTCGGGGAAACCACAAAATCGGCACAACCGGGCGCGGAATTGGCCCGACTTATGCCGATAAATCCGAACGGATTGGGATTCGCATTTTAGATTTAATCGACCCCGAGGGGCTCCGCAAGCAACTCAACTGGACGATTAACTATAAAAATGTGATTTTGGAAAAATTGTACGATCTGCCGCCGCTTGACCCAGAGGCGGTGATCGATGAGTACGAGCAATACGCTCAACGTCTGCGTCCTCATGTCGTGGATGCCTCCCTGAAAATTTATGATGCGGTTCAAGAAAAGCGCAATATTTTATTTGAAGGGGCGCAAGGGACTCTGCTGGATCTTGATCATGGGACTTACCCTTATGTCACCTCGTCCAACCCGGTAGCGGGTGGAGCCTGTGTGGGAGCTGGAGTCGGTCCGACGATGATCGATCGCGTCATTGGTGTGGCGAAAGCGTACACTACCCGGGTGGGTGAAGGGCCTTTCCCCACGGAAATGACCGAGGGAGTTGGAGATATCCTGTGCGATCGCGGTGCAGAATTCGGGACCACCACGGGCCGAAAACGCCGCTGTGGCTGGTTTGATGCCGTCATCGGTCGCTATGCAGTCCGCATTAACGGCATTGACTGTCTGGCGATTACCAAACTCGATGTTTTAGACGAACTCGACGAAATTAAAGTCTGCGTTGCCTACGAAATTGATGGCACTCGCTGCGATAATTTCCCCAGCAGTTCCCGTCTGTTTGCGCGGTGTAAACCCATTTATGAAACCCTTCCCGGTTGGCAGCAATCCACCATGAACTGTCGGACCTTGGAAGACTTACCCAAGCAAGCCCTAGACTACCTCAAATATTTAGCCGAATTGATGGCGGCCCCGATCGCCGTGGTCTCCATTGGGGCCAGTCGTGACCAAACCATCATCGTTGAGGACCCCATCCACGGACCCAAACGCGGTCTTTTGGATGCCAACGGCACTCCCGTCTAA
- a CDS encoding adenosine deaminase, whose product MALYAELHRHLGGSVVPRVLWRYFQRHDRELALRFPEYPGFEEFYTKPRDTLDEYLELHTLVESVQSVETLPYFIYRLIRGAYIFENLAYLELRYTPYLRTPHDLSQSQRIDRMAEIVEVVGKASQLPEYPIVTRQILCMHSRLPDEVNRAIVELASQMPQYVCAIDVAGGDNHYGDRLDEFVKLYAYARNLGINTTGHLYETPDGCHPQLLPYLMRIGHGIQIPLKHPELLPEVARRGQCLEVCPTTYFKTGTLQDIQDLKIIFDRCFDAGVDIAICTDNAGLHDMRLPFEYESLLTQDIIDFRQMQACQEAAFRHAFAWPYHQPPAEMLTDLLKPEPMPVMPVV is encoded by the coding sequence GTGGCTTTATATGCTGAACTGCACCGACATCTAGGAGGTTCGGTGGTGCCTCGCGTTCTATGGCGATATTTTCAGCGCCACGATCGCGAACTGGCGCTGCGCTTTCCTGAATATCCAGGGTTTGAAGAGTTTTACACCAAACCCCGGGATACCCTCGATGAGTATTTAGAACTCCACACCCTGGTTGAAAGTGTCCAAAGCGTCGAAACTCTGCCGTATTTTATCTATCGATTGATTAGGGGGGCCTATATTTTTGAGAATCTGGCCTATTTAGAACTGCGTTATACCCCATATCTGCGGACCCCCCATGATTTGAGTCAATCGCAACGGATTGATCGCATGGCAGAGATTGTGGAAGTTGTCGGCAAGGCATCCCAATTGCCGGAATATCCCATCGTCACCCGCCAAATTCTCTGTATGCATTCGCGACTGCCGGATGAGGTGAATCGGGCGATCGTGGAGTTGGCGAGTCAGATGCCTCAGTATGTCTGTGCGATCGATGTAGCGGGAGGGGACAATCATTATGGCGATCGCCTCGATGAATTTGTCAAACTCTACGCCTATGCCCGTAACCTGGGTATAAATACCACCGGCCACCTCTACGAAACTCCCGACGGTTGCCATCCCCAACTCCTCCCCTACTTAATGCGAATCGGACATGGAATTCAAATTCCCTTAAAACATCCGGAATTATTACCGGAAGTCGCCCGTCGCGGACAATGTTTAGAAGTTTGTCCCACCACCTATTTTAAAACCGGAACCCTCCAGGATATCCAAGACCTCAAAATCATCTTTGACCGCTGCTTTGATGCCGGGGTTGATATCGCGATTTGCACGGATAATGCCGGATTACATGATATGCGCTTACCCTTTGAGTACGAAAGTCTATTAACTCAGGATATTATTGATTTTCGCCAGATGCAAGCCTGTCAGGAAGCGGCATTTCGTCATGCTTTTGCATGGCCTTATCACCAACCCCCCGCAGAAATGTTAACGGATTTGTTGAAACCGGAACCGATGCCCGTCATGCCCGTGGTTTAG
- a CDS encoding family 10 glycosylhydrolase, translated as MPHQKKKPSGCGCASIPFSVILLFLGGGYVLFTQREHLITRFIPEDVRENIPGEISRFIPEDLQQKIPFLNASDSADAEEVSQNLPEATPTPEPTPQSPRLPAAPISNPSTPVPTAEIKPPATPQSLWEQKAIRGIYFSRYQITNNATEETIRARVRYYRDRGINTLIHGVWGNACTMYKSQVMQTKFGYESCPNEFQDKWLDWLIDEAHKHDMEVHAYFEKGIKIDENSPAFDLAIQRGWIVPGVDRTHPGVDHYVLNVGIPEVAEFFTNILVEFVTKYPTIDAVQWDDYLGYHAELPGQVDRTLELTSFVQKAISATKAANPSVSFDICHHNPYWSKRYFAADWENWGVDRVFIQVYAEENFAEELPYVEAYDGISITERQFNRLEELVRNPKVDNILLFPLSGEPEKMADEVKRLTGKIQ; from the coding sequence ATGCCCCACCAAAAGAAAAAACCCAGTGGATGTGGATGTGCCAGCATTCCGTTTTCGGTAATCCTCCTGTTTTTAGGTGGGGGTTATGTTTTATTCACTCAACGCGAACATTTGATCACCCGATTCATACCCGAGGATGTCAGAGAAAATATTCCCGGAGAAATTAGTCGATTTATCCCCGAAGATTTGCAGCAAAAAATCCCTTTTCTGAATGCGTCTGATTCAGCAGATGCGGAAGAAGTCAGTCAGAATTTGCCCGAGGCAACCCCAACTCCGGAACCCACCCCACAATCACCCCGGTTACCAGCAGCGCCAATTTCTAATCCATCTACCCCTGTGCCAACTGCTGAAATTAAACCCCCAGCCACTCCTCAAAGTCTTTGGGAACAAAAAGCGATTCGAGGGATTTATTTTAGTCGCTATCAAATTACCAATAATGCCACGGAAGAAACGATTAGAGCCCGGGTGCGGTATTATCGCGATCGCGGAATTAATACCCTGATTCATGGCGTGTGGGGAAATGCTTGCACCATGTACAAAAGTCAAGTTATGCAGACTAAATTCGGCTATGAGAGTTGTCCCAATGAGTTTCAGGATAAATGGCTGGATTGGTTAATTGACGAAGCGCATAAACATGACATGGAAGTCCATGCTTATTTTGAGAAAGGGATTAAAATTGATGAAAATAGTCCGGCATTCGATTTAGCCATCCAGCGAGGCTGGATTGTTCCAGGAGTCGATCGCACTCATCCCGGCGTTGACCATTACGTTTTGAATGTCGGCATTCCAGAAGTTGCAGAATTTTTCACCAATATTTTAGTCGAGTTTGTCACCAAATATCCCACCATTGATGCCGTGCAATGGGATGATTATTTAGGGTATCATGCAGAGTTACCCGGTCAAGTTGATCGCACCCTGGAATTAACCAGCTTTGTCCAAAAAGCGATTTCAGCCACCAAAGCTGCCAATCCTTCCGTGAGCTTTGATATTTGCCATCATAACCCCTATTGGTCCAAACGCTACTTTGCAGCCGATTGGGAAAACTGGGGAGTCGATCGCGTATTTATTCAAGTCTATGCCGAAGAAAATTTCGCGGAAGAACTCCCCTATGTCGAGGCTTATGATGGCATTTCTATTACTGAACGACAATTTAATCGCTTAGAAGAATTAGTCAGAAATCCCAAAGTTGACAACATTTTGTTATTTCCGCTTTCAGGGGAACCGGAAAAAATGGCCGATGAGGTTAAGCGTTTGACGGGTAAGATTCAGTAG
- a CDS encoding transcriptional regulator: MTAFPPRPITNELDYQATQTQINKILDKPELNADDRAYLKILGLTIYDYEEQTESF; the protein is encoded by the coding sequence ATGACAGCATTTCCCCCTCGTCCTATCACCAATGAGCTTGACTACCAAGCTACGCAAACCCAGATTAACAAAATTTTAGATAAGCCAGAATTAAACGCTGACGATCGCGCCTACCTGAAAATCCTGGGCTTGACCATTTACGACTATGAAGAACAAACCGAATCGTTTTGA
- a CDS encoding DUF4926 domain-containing protein translates to MTLTLETFKICDVIALLEAIPEHHLTPGQVGTIVEELAPNVYEVEFIDDEGQTYAMLPLQVHQILRLHYSPTQQ, encoded by the coding sequence ATGACTCTAACTCTCGAAACTTTCAAAATTTGTGATGTAATTGCTCTTTTAGAAGCCATCCCTGAACATCACTTAACTCCCGGTCAAGTGGGAACCATTGTAGAAGAACTCGCCCCCAATGTTTATGAAGTAGAGTTTATTGATGATGAAGGGCAAACCTATGCGATGCTACCCCTCCAGGTTCATCAAATCCTGCGGCTTCACTATTCTCCGACTCAGCAATAA
- a CDS encoding SH3 domain-containing protein — translation MHFKFGLTIVVGLMFGAVAGLSWAKNPSSNPPPSDLPSSYLAQSVEMGLLTTTQGSQINIRSGPGIQQSSLHYGVVGDRVEILDSQRENPSDIYSLHWHRVRFVESGAVGWVRGDFLIQTPDSVSNACHQSLSQV, via the coding sequence ATGCACTTCAAATTTGGACTAACAATTGTTGTTGGACTCATGTTCGGCGCAGTTGCCGGCTTAAGTTGGGCTAAAAACCCCTCCTCCAATCCTCCCCCATCGGATTTGCCCTCTTCTTACCTGGCGCAATCCGTTGAAATGGGTCTGTTGACAACAACCCAAGGATCTCAAATTAATATTCGGAGTGGTCCGGGGATACAACAGAGTTCTCTACATTATGGGGTAGTGGGCGATCGCGTCGAAATTTTAGACTCACAGCGGGAAAATCCCTCCGATATTTACAGCCTTCATTGGCATCGAGTTCGCTTTGTTGAATCCGGCGCAGTTGGTTGGGTCCGAGGGGATTTTCTCATTCAAACCCCCGACTCCGTGAGTAATGCTTGTCATCAAAGTTTGTCCCAAGTTTAA